A region of Phocoena phocoena chromosome 17, mPhoPho1.1, whole genome shotgun sequence DNA encodes the following proteins:
- the GPT gene encoding alanine aminotransferase 1: MALRTGDHSQAATNGLKEKVLTLDTMNPCVRKVEYAVRGPIVLRALELEQELRQGVKKPFTEVIRANIGDAQAMGQTPITFLRQVLALCVHPDLLNSPDFPDDAKRRAERILQACGGHSLGAYSISSGTQLIREDVARYIERRDGGIPADPNNIFLSTGASDAIVTLLKLLVAGEGRTRTGVLIPIPQYPLYSAALAELNAVQVDYYLDEERAWALDVAELRRALLQARDHCRPRALCIINPGNPTGQVQTRECIEAVIRFAFEEGLFLLADEVYQDNVYAEGSQFHSFKKVLTEMGPPYTARQELASFHSVSKGYMGECGFRGGYVEVVNMDAAVQQQMQKLRSVRLCPPTPGQVLLDVVVSPPAPSDPSFAQFQAERRAVLAELAAKAKLTEQVFNEAPGIRCNPVQGAMYSFPRVQLPPRAVQRAQELGLAPDMFFCLRLLEETGICVVPGSGFGQREGTYHFRMTILPPMEKLRPLLETLSQFHAKFTREYS; this comes from the exons ATGGCCTTGAGGACAGGTGACCACAGTCAGGCTGCAACGAATGGGCTGAAGGAGAAGGTACTGACGCTGGACACCATGAACCCGTGTGTCCGGAAGGTGGAGTACGCGGTACGAGGCCCAATCGTGCTGCGCgcgctggagctggagcaggagctgcGCCAG GGCGTAAAGAAGCCCTTCACTGAGGTCATCCGAGCCAACATCGGGGACGCACAGGCCATGGGGCAGACGCCTATCACCTTCCTGCGACAG GTCCTGGCGCTCTGCGTCCACCCTGATCTCCTGAACAGCCCTGACTTCCCCGACGACGCCAAGAGGAGGGCGGAGCGCATCCTGCAGGCATGTGGGGGCCACAGCCTGG GGGCCTACAGCATCAGCTCTGGCACCCAGCTGATCCGCGAGGACGTGGCGCGGTACATTGAGCGGCGCGATGGAGGCATTCCCGCCGACCCCAATAACATCTTCCTGTCCACGGGGGCCAGCGACGCCATCGTG ACGTTGCTGAAGTTGCTGGTGGCCGGCGAGGGTCGCACGCGCACGGGCGTGCTCATCcccatccctcagtatccactcTACTCCGCCGCGCTGGCCGAGCTCAACGCGGTGCAGGTGGACTACTACCTGGACGAGGAGCGCGCCTGGGCGCTCGACGTGGCCGAGCTGCGGCGCGCGCTGCTCCAGGCGCGTGACCACTGCCGCCCCCGCGCGCTCTGCATCATCAACCCCGGCAACCCCACCG GTCAGGTGCAGACCCGCGAGTGCATTGAGGCCGTGATCCGCTTCGCCTTTGAGGAGGGGCTCTTCCTGTTGGCCGATGAG GTGTACCAGGACAACGTGTACGCCGAGGGCTCGCAGTTCCACTCGTTCAAGAAGGTGCTCACGGAGATGGGGCCGCCATACACGGCGCGGCAGGAGCTCGCCTCCTTCCACTCGGTCTCCAAGGGCTACATGGGCGA GTGCGGCTTCCGCGGCGGCTACGTGGAGGTGGTGAACATGGACGCAGCGGTGCAGCAGCAGATGCAGAAGCTGCGGAGCGTGCGCCTGTGCCCGCCCACGCCGGGCCAGGTCCTGCTAGACGTGGTGGTCAGCCCGCCCGCGCCCTCCGACCCCTCCTTCGCGCAGTTCCAGGCG GAGAGGCGGGCGGTGCTGGCCGAGCTGGCGGCCAAGGCCAAGCTCACGGAGCAGGTCTTCAACGAGGCTCCCGGCATCCGCTGCAACCCGGTGCAGGGAGCCATGTACTCCTTCCCGCGCGTGCAGCTGCCCCCGCGTGCGGTGCAGCGCGCTCAG gAGCTGGGCCTGGCTCCCGACATGTTTTTCTGCCTGCGCCTCCTGGAGGAGACCGGCATCTGCGTGGTGCCTGGCAGCGGCTTCGGGCAGCGGGAAGGCACCTACCACTTCCG GATGACCATTCTGCCCCCCATGGAGAAGCTGCGGCCCTTGCTGGAAACGCTGAGCCAGTTCCACGCCAAGTTCACCCGCGAGTACTCCTGA